The Synechococcus sp. CC9605 sequence TGGACACCGGCGTGGCCCTGCAGCTGAAGCGTTCCGTGGCCCTGCTGCGCACCGAACTCGATGCCCTGGCCGAGGCTCTGCGCGACCTGGCCCGAGCCCACAAAGGCACCGAAATGATCGGCCGCTCCCATGCCATCCACGGCGAACCGATCACCTTCGGGTTCAAGGTGGCTGGCTGGCTGGCGGAAACCGAACGCAACCGGATTCGATTGGATCGGCTCGAGCAGGATGTGGCGGTGGGCCAGGTGAGCGGTGCCATGGGCACCTATGCCAACACCGATCCCCAGGTGGAAGCCATTGCCTGCGAGATCCTCGGTCTCACCCCCGATACCGCCAGCACCCAAGTGATCTCCCGCGATCGCCATGCCGACTACGTGCAGACCCTCGCCCTGGTGGGCGCCTCCCTGGAGCGCTTCTCCACCGAGATCCGCAACCTCCAGCGCACCGACGTGCTGGAAGTGGAGGAAAACTTCGCCAAGGGCCAGAAGGGCAGCTCCGCCATGCCCCACAAACGAAATCCGATCCGCAGTGAACGGATCAGCGGTCTGGCCCGGGTTCTGCGCAGCTACACCATTGCTGCCCTTGAGAACGTGGCCCTCTGGCACGAGCGCGACATCAGCCACAGCTCCACGGAGCGAATGATGCTTCCCGATTGCTCAGTCACCCTGCACTTCATGCTGCGGGAAATGACCAGCGTGGTGAAGGGTCTTGGGATCTACCCCGAGAACATGCGACGCAACATGAATGTGTATGGCGGCGTGGTGTTCAGCCAGCGGGTGTTACTCGCTCTTGTGGGCACCGGCATGAGCCGAGAGGAGGCTTACCGAGTCGTTCAACGCAACGCCCACACGGCCTGGAACACCGCCGGCGGCGACTTCCGCGCCAACCTTGAAGCGGATGGCGATGTCACCAGCCGGTTGTCGGCAGCCGAACTGGCCGACTGCTTCAGCACCGCATTGCACCAGGAGAATCTGGGCGTGATCTGGGACCGACTGGGGATTTAATCAACGGCCGACATTCGACGGCATTGGCAAACCAAGTAAGCGGTACACCGAGACCGCATCCACAACCGGCTCAAACGGCAGCATGGCGTCGGTCATCGTGTCGGTGACCTTGGTGAAGGTGTTGCGGTCCACCACCACGACGTCGCCATTGCGCAGGGGCGGATTGTTGGCACTACTGAGGACAGCATTGGGCTCGTAGCGCAACTGCTTCACCGTGGGGCGTCCCTTTCGATCAATGCGGATCAGGTTCACGCGCTTCACACTGCCGCGTCGGGTGACTCCTCCGGAGGCAAGGATCGCGCTAGATAAAGGTGCATTCGAACCGATTTGGACCACGCCTGGGGCTAAAACCTCACCAACAACTTGCACATTGATTGCCGCCGGGGCGAAGTTCGAAGCAGAAGCTGTCAACAAGTCCAGATTGGTAGCTGTTTTCGCCTTGTGCACTCTGATGCTGTCGCCGTCATAGATCAGAGGATTCGGGGCAAAACCTCCCTCCTTCAAAACGGTCAGATAGTCGAAAATGAAGCTCTGAGTTTGACCACCAGGGGCGGGAGAGGGGCGCAGCAGTTCCAATCGGCCCAGATCACCAGTCGCTGAAAGTCCGCCAGCTTTTTGAATCACATCCACCATGGTCGGCCAGCCGCCGCCATCGCTTCCAACACTTACATCAGAGAGATCGCTCGTCGAACCCAGGGATGCATCACCGTTGACAGGCAAAGTGAAAACACCTGGGCGAGCGACCTCGCCCGTGACCGTGACCCGAACCGGACGCTGTTTCACAAGGTCCAGGTAGACCAACGGTCGCCGCAGAAATCGGCTGTAACCGTCAGTAATACGTTGACGCGCTTCCTCAAGCGTCAATCCCCAAACTTCAACCGTTCCCAGTCGCGGCAGGTTGATGGTGCCATCGCTCAACACCTGAACCTCAGCCTCGTAACCATCGATCTTGAACACTGAGGTCACCAGCTGATCCCCAGGAGCAAGGCGATAGCGGTAACCCCTCGGAGGCAGGCCAGGAGTGGTTGGGAGCGGGGGCGGTGCCTGCAGCGCCAAGGTGGGCTGGGCCTCCACCTCCCACTCCATTGGGGCGGTCAACTTCGACTTCCGATTGCGCTTG is a genomic window containing:
- a CDS encoding SLBB domain-containing protein → MTAPMEWEVEAQPTLALQAPPPLPTTPGLPPRGYRYRLAPGDQLVTSVFKIDGYEAEVQVLSDGTINLPRLGTVEVWGLTLEEARQRITDGYSRFLRRPLVYLDLVKQRPVRVTVTGEVARPGVFTLPVNGDASLGSTSDLSDVSVGSDGGGWPTMVDVIQKAGGLSATGDLGRLELLRPSPAPGGQTQSFIFDYLTVLKEGGFAPNPLIYDGDSIRVHKAKTATNLDLLTASASNFAPAAINVQVVGEVLAPGVVQIGSNAPLSSAILASGGVTRRGSVKRVNLIRIDRKGRPTVKQLRYEPNAVLSSANNPPLRNGDVVVVDRNTFTKVTDTMTDAMLPFEPVVDAVSVYRLLGLPMPSNVGR
- the purB gene encoding adenylosuccinate lyase, whose product is MIERYTLPEMGAVWSEQAKFQSWLDVEIAATEANCRLGRVPQEALDTIKSKASFEVERILEIEAEVRHDVIAFLTNVSEQVGDAGRHIHVGMTSSDVLDTGVALQLKRSVALLRTELDALAEALRDLARAHKGTEMIGRSHAIHGEPITFGFKVAGWLAETERNRIRLDRLEQDVAVGQVSGAMGTYANTDPQVEAIACEILGLTPDTASTQVISRDRHADYVQTLALVGASLERFSTEIRNLQRTDVLEVEENFAKGQKGSSAMPHKRNPIRSERISGLARVLRSYTIAALENVALWHERDISHSSTERMMLPDCSVTLHFMLREMTSVVKGLGIYPENMRRNMNVYGGVVFSQRVLLALVGTGMSREEAYRVVQRNAHTAWNTAGGDFRANLEADGDVTSRLSAAELADCFSTALHQENLGVIWDRLGI